The Nitrospira sp. KM1 genome includes a window with the following:
- the nhaA gene encoding Na+/H+ antiporter NhaA yields the protein MSQTPTSNGWLDRPVDESRDHVLGPIDARITLVEYGSYACPYCRAANDSIAAVRDRFGERMRYVFRQRPLTNNDLARRAAELAERADADQFWRTHIKLMTRSEALTQDDLVAVAADLGLDGRDGEETEEARRAKERVEADEASARASGAAVVPTFFINSRRYDGPWDESSLSDAMLGTLGHRVRSAALDFVSWGPSAGVLLVITTLMALVLTNSPFGAAFETFWQQDFGFSFGEAGFQMSLRHWVNDGLLTIFFLVVGLEIKREFTVGHLASRRSAALPIAAAVGGMVAPALIYLSVIPQGPWSLGWGVPMATDTAFAIALIAMMGTRVPIELRVFLTAAAIVDDIGAIVVVAAFYSGALQFAYLAMATVTVVALAFLNQSRIYRLFPYMVLGVVLWACVHAGGLHATLAGVLLALFIPTRPPPNLQTLMTQADVILAAETQHSGEVLRHGPSLPALRALDDIHERLESPADRLLRHAGARSSYLVLPVFALANAGVAITTEAWSGHASLLLAIMAGLVIGKPLGLIAASALAVGTGLAVKPEEYSWRQLSGAGALAGIGFTMSLFIAGQAFPIPADFAAAKIAVFLASVLSAVIGVAILWRVSRGSNVNP from the coding sequence ATGTCTCAAACACCGACAAGCAACGGATGGCTCGATCGCCCGGTCGACGAGAGCCGAGACCACGTCCTTGGGCCCATCGATGCACGCATCACGCTCGTGGAATACGGCAGTTATGCCTGTCCGTATTGTCGGGCCGCCAACGACAGCATTGCAGCCGTGCGCGACCGCTTCGGCGAACGGATGCGCTATGTATTCAGACAGCGCCCGCTCACGAACAACGATCTCGCCCGCCGGGCGGCCGAGCTGGCGGAGCGAGCCGATGCCGACCAGTTCTGGAGGACGCACATCAAATTGATGACGCGTTCAGAGGCGCTGACCCAGGACGATCTTGTCGCCGTAGCCGCCGACCTGGGGCTCGACGGACGTGACGGTGAAGAGACTGAAGAGGCCCGCCGGGCAAAGGAGCGCGTGGAAGCCGATGAAGCCAGTGCCCGCGCCAGCGGAGCCGCGGTTGTCCCCACGTTCTTCATCAACAGTCGGCGCTATGACGGCCCATGGGATGAGAGCTCGCTGTCCGATGCAATGCTCGGAACATTAGGCCATCGTGTCCGTTCCGCCGCGCTCGACTTCGTCAGCTGGGGACCATCGGCGGGTGTGCTGTTGGTCATCACCACGTTGATGGCGCTCGTGTTGACGAACTCCCCGTTCGGCGCCGCATTCGAGACGTTCTGGCAGCAAGACTTCGGATTCTCTTTCGGTGAAGCGGGTTTTCAGATGTCCCTGCGCCATTGGGTCAATGATGGACTGCTCACAATCTTTTTCCTGGTAGTCGGCTTGGAGATCAAACGGGAGTTCACGGTCGGCCATTTGGCCAGCCGGCGTTCTGCTGCGTTGCCGATCGCCGCGGCGGTCGGCGGGATGGTCGCGCCCGCCCTGATCTATCTGTCCGTCATTCCCCAGGGTCCCTGGTCGCTTGGTTGGGGCGTGCCGATGGCGACCGACACCGCCTTTGCGATTGCGCTGATTGCGATGATGGGCACTCGGGTGCCCATCGAACTGCGCGTCTTCCTGACGGCGGCAGCGATCGTCGATGATATCGGGGCGATTGTGGTCGTGGCGGCCTTCTATTCCGGCGCACTGCAATTCGCGTATCTCGCCATGGCGACGGTGACCGTTGTCGCTCTCGCGTTTCTGAATCAATCGAGGATCTATCGCCTATTCCCGTACATGGTCCTTGGCGTGGTTCTATGGGCCTGCGTCCATGCCGGCGGACTGCATGCCACACTGGCCGGCGTGCTGCTTGCGCTGTTCATTCCCACGCGGCCGCCGCCGAATCTGCAGACCCTCATGACACAGGCGGACGTGATTTTGGCTGCGGAAACTCAACACAGCGGTGAGGTATTACGTCACGGACCCTCTTTGCCTGCGCTGCGCGCGCTTGACGATATCCATGAACGGTTGGAATCCCCGGCCGACCGCCTGTTGCGTCATGCGGGAGCACGCTCGAGTTATTTGGTGCTGCCGGTATTCGCGTTGGCCAACGCGGGAGTGGCGATCACGACCGAAGCGTGGAGCGGCCACGCTTCTCTCCTGCTTGCCATCATGGCCGGACTGGTCATAGGCAAGCCCCTTGGATTGATCGCGGCTTCAGCGCTGGCGGTCGGGACGGGACTCGCCGTCAAGCCGGAAGAGTATTCTTGGCGCCAACTCAGCGGAGCTGGAGCGTTAGCCGGCATAGGTTTTACGATGTCGCTGTTCATCGCCGGCCAAGCCTTTCCGATTCCGGCAGACTTCGCGGCCGCCAAGATCGCGGTATTCTTGGCTTCGGTTCTGTCCGCGGTCATTGGTGTCGCAATTCTTTGGAGAGTCTCACGGGGAAGCAACGTCAACCCATGA
- the ilvA gene encoding threonine ammonia-lyase: protein MVNGKSIEAAAIRIKSSIYESPLMHSKMLSRLTGNSIFLKLENLQMTGSFKERGALNRILTMTDDERRQGVIAASAGNHGQGVAYHATQRGIPAQIWMPRLTPLIKLSATRAYGADVVLHGDSYDEACEAAVERSEQRNATFIHPFDDDAVIAGQGTIGLELLQQNPNLDVIVVPVGGGGLIGGVGCAVKGLNARVEVMGVQTARLPSMQAALQHQGPVDLPGRSTLADGIAVRRAGARTLPLVREYVDQIVTVDEDEIAAAILVLLEGEKTVAEGAGAIALAAILQGKTGHSGKNIAVLVSGGNLDVNLLARIIEQGMVRDGRRLRLRVRLPDYPGALEGLTSIIAKSRANIVETSYNRAHYGVSLNEAAIDITMETRGREHASELLTTLKGSSYEFNVIE from the coding sequence ATGGTCAACGGCAAGTCTATCGAAGCAGCCGCCATCCGCATCAAATCGTCGATCTACGAATCTCCGCTGATGCATTCGAAAATGCTTTCCAGGCTGACGGGCAATTCAATCTTCTTGAAGCTGGAAAATCTTCAGATGACAGGATCCTTCAAGGAGCGAGGTGCGCTGAATCGAATTTTGACCATGACCGATGACGAACGGCGGCAAGGCGTGATCGCGGCCTCGGCGGGCAACCATGGTCAAGGAGTGGCCTATCATGCAACGCAGCGCGGTATTCCGGCTCAGATCTGGATGCCTCGGTTGACGCCCCTTATCAAGCTATCAGCGACGCGCGCCTACGGGGCGGACGTTGTCCTGCACGGTGACAGTTACGATGAAGCCTGCGAGGCGGCTGTTGAACGGAGTGAGCAGAGAAATGCGACGTTCATTCATCCGTTCGACGACGATGCGGTGATCGCAGGACAGGGGACGATCGGGTTGGAACTCCTGCAGCAGAATCCAAACTTGGATGTGATCGTTGTGCCGGTGGGAGGAGGAGGATTGATCGGCGGTGTTGGGTGCGCGGTGAAAGGGCTCAACGCTCGCGTTGAGGTGATGGGTGTGCAAACCGCGCGGCTGCCGTCCATGCAAGCGGCACTGCAACACCAGGGACCGGTTGATCTTCCAGGGAGATCAACCTTGGCAGATGGAATTGCCGTTCGAAGGGCAGGCGCGCGCACGCTGCCATTGGTTCGGGAATATGTCGATCAGATCGTGACAGTCGATGAAGACGAAATCGCGGCGGCGATTCTGGTGTTGCTGGAGGGTGAAAAAACCGTGGCGGAAGGGGCCGGTGCCATTGCGCTTGCGGCGATTCTGCAAGGCAAAACCGGGCATAGTGGAAAAAACATCGCCGTGCTCGTATCCGGTGGTAACCTCGATGTCAATCTCCTGGCGAGAATCATCGAGCAGGGTATGGTTCGGGACGGAAGACGGTTGCGCCTCCGAGTACGCCTCCCGGACTACCCCGGTGCATTGGAAGGTCTGACATCGATTATTGCAAAGTCCCGCGCCAATATCGTGGAGACTTCCTATAACCGTGCCCACTATGGTGTCAGCCTGAATGAAGCCGCGATCGATATCACCATGGAAACCCGAGGACGCGAACATGCGTCGGAGCTCTTGACCACCCTCAAAGGGTCGAGCTACGAATTTAACGTGATCGAATAA
- a CDS encoding tetratricopeptide repeat protein, giving the protein MYVMRTDTWASSLYDEHIYIDDHEVARLSPGGYYVLPLRPGVHHLTTKMFLRPELHGLLVTETGRTYYIRIGVETPRTTIVDGTDSRRIEYLKPESGGPLLESMKLQKQSISHPLPLSPKSEEEYLAAIAAAESAGQHATLAAALNEMGQFYLDQSRLREAERLYLRARAWAERAGLPGELSRSLNGLGMVCEGTSRLVEAEAYYRHAIQVDESLNQELQASSTQLAAHLSNLANLYRHQQRYDEAEPLYQRSQNLYINLGDTESLAVNLSNQAYVFASQHRDEDAELLFRTALAQFQLSPYARPTYVASNLRGLASLYVRQHRYGEAEPLLEQAIVALGGAATGPAKDNIRLFLLTCLINVAEVQLAQGHTADARISYQRAALSAEITLGSQHPEVLSLKKTLDHIL; this is encoded by the coding sequence GTGTATGTGATGCGCACCGATACTTGGGCATCTTCATTGTATGATGAACACATCTATATAGATGACCACGAGGTAGCGCGGCTGTCGCCGGGAGGGTACTACGTCCTGCCTCTCAGGCCAGGTGTCCATCACCTCACAACCAAGATGTTCTTGCGACCTGAACTGCACGGCCTATTGGTAACTGAAACGGGTCGAACCTATTACATCAGAATCGGGGTCGAAACCCCTCGTACAACCATCGTCGATGGCACCGACAGCAGACGTATCGAATACCTCAAGCCAGAGTCCGGCGGCCCGCTTTTAGAAAGCATGAAGCTACAGAAACAGTCGATTAGCCACCCACTTCCTCTCTCTCCCAAGAGCGAAGAGGAATACCTCGCGGCCATTGCCGCAGCAGAAAGCGCTGGACAACATGCGACACTGGCGGCGGCACTCAACGAGATGGGCCAGTTTTACCTTGACCAATCACGGCTGAGGGAAGCAGAGCGGCTCTATCTGCGGGCAAGAGCGTGGGCTGAACGTGCAGGATTGCCTGGCGAGCTCTCAAGAAGTCTTAATGGATTGGGGATGGTCTGTGAGGGAACCAGCCGCCTTGTAGAGGCAGAGGCATATTATCGGCACGCCATTCAAGTGGACGAATCGCTGAATCAGGAACTGCAGGCATCAAGTACTCAACTCGCGGCGCATCTGAGCAACTTGGCAAACCTCTATCGTCACCAACAGCGATACGACGAAGCGGAACCGCTCTATCAACGTTCTCAAAACCTTTATATTAATCTGGGAGACACTGAATCCCTTGCGGTCAATTTGAGCAATCAAGCGTATGTGTTTGCATCGCAGCATCGCGACGAAGATGCCGAGCTCCTGTTCAGGACGGCGCTCGCACAATTCCAACTATCTCCGTATGCCCGCCCTACATACGTGGCGAGCAACCTGCGCGGATTGGCCTCTCTCTATGTGAGGCAACACAGGTATGGCGAGGCTGAACCACTCCTCGAACAAGCGATTGTCGCCTTAGGTGGAGCAGCCACAGGCCCTGCAAAAGACAACATCAGGCTATTTCTCCTCACTTGTCTCATTAACGTTGCGGAGGTCCAACTCGCTCAAGGCCATACCGCAGACGCCCGGATATCCTACCAGCGCGCCGCATTATCTGCGGAAATCACATTGGGATCTCAGCACCCCGAGGTCTTATCGCTGAAGAAGACACTTGATCACATCCTCTAA
- a CDS encoding VOC family protein: protein MGIYDHIDLRVRNLAEARSFYERLLPSLGFVHNVGIDGWLQFEAQGTDGATQFFGVTESSGHVANECRIAFWAQSNADVDRLAEIVVRAGARHVEGPDEQEGPGYYAVFFEDPSGNRLEICHRTGTAK from the coding sequence GTGGGAATCTACGATCACATCGATTTGAGAGTACGAAACCTTGCCGAGGCGCGAAGCTTCTATGAGAGACTTTTGCCCTCGCTGGGATTCGTCCACAATGTCGGGATCGACGGGTGGCTGCAGTTCGAGGCCCAAGGAACCGACGGTGCGACTCAGTTTTTTGGCGTCACGGAATCATCTGGACACGTCGCCAACGAGTGTCGCATCGCGTTTTGGGCTCAAAGCAATGCGGACGTGGATAGACTTGCCGAGATCGTCGTGCGTGCTGGAGCTCGGCACGTCGAAGGCCCCGATGAGCAGGAAGGGCCTGGGTACTATGCAGTCTTTTTCGAAGATCCCAGCGGGAATCGATTGGAAATCTGTCATCGAACAGGCACAGCCAAGTGA
- a CDS encoding NHL repeat-containing protein, with protein sequence MADERIWWQRTSVWTMSLAVMLTLAVIQPAWARSGRIPSLEGLVASDGVGLPGYHVTLYASYGGSHPRFDPLGSDKTDQRGRFRIHYFEVFGNDDSELGDNDHKRHNMSKPALFVIAKKGAVMLASAIGIGDSVPDKVVVNERTTVATANVAAQFIDRGEIEGNAYGLLNAVHMAANLASPETGAVGLILSSSPNGVETSTLATFNSLANVVAGCVADEKRCDRLFEATTPRAGRPPRNVLQALANLTKNPSYPGYPTNADDPIFLLSQLTPIYHPALIHRPTNWLLFLKITGEFRSAQDSDNLMNGPGNFAIDDKGFVWVNDNAVPQPPDEFACAGRRLLKFYPWGKTFPGSPYFGGGLSGAGYGITLDPLGRVWVGNFGFQDPPCAMRPVAAPHNSVSAFRPNGTPISHAGGFTNGDVLWPQGTVSDRKGNIWIANCGNDSVTKIPGGDHTRAFNIPLGATPPSNRPQMKPFGLAIDLDGNVWVNNNRSHTVSVVSPHGHVIDTIPGIYEGRTVLSHPVGNASDSEGNMWVANSDWLDSPCPTRTDLGSATNPTITMFQAKNRRPQPGSPFTGGGLTLPWGIAVDGDDMVWVFNFGAVKVGETTDIATGISRFCGAATRKCPKGMKTGDPISPDTGYRSDALERITGGQIDPSGNIWLTNNWKRDANPFLNPFGNAIVIAIGAAGPLKTPLIGPPISFR encoded by the coding sequence ATGGCAGACGAGCGGATTTGGTGGCAGCGCACTTCTGTTTGGACAATGTCCCTCGCGGTGATGCTTACACTGGCTGTGATCCAGCCGGCTTGGGCCAGAAGCGGCCGCATTCCAAGTCTTGAGGGTCTGGTGGCCAGCGATGGTGTCGGCCTGCCCGGGTATCACGTCACGCTGTACGCGAGCTATGGCGGGAGTCACCCGCGTTTCGACCCGTTAGGATCTGACAAGACCGACCAGCGAGGTCGGTTCCGAATTCATTACTTTGAGGTGTTTGGCAACGACGATTCCGAGCTTGGTGACAATGATCACAAGAGGCACAATATGTCCAAGCCCGCGCTCTTTGTGATTGCGAAAAAGGGCGCGGTCATGCTCGCCAGTGCGATTGGCATCGGAGACTCGGTTCCGGACAAAGTCGTCGTGAATGAACGCACGACGGTGGCAACTGCGAATGTAGCCGCGCAATTTATCGACCGAGGTGAAATCGAAGGCAACGCGTACGGCCTCCTCAACGCTGTGCATATGGCGGCGAATTTGGCGAGTCCCGAGACTGGGGCGGTCGGACTCATCCTTTCGTCGTCGCCCAACGGCGTTGAGACATCCACTCTCGCGACATTCAATTCTCTCGCCAATGTCGTGGCAGGTTGTGTGGCGGACGAGAAACGTTGTGACAGACTTTTTGAGGCGACAACTCCACGAGCGGGTAGGCCGCCCAGGAACGTGCTGCAGGCCCTCGCCAATCTGACGAAGAATCCTTCTTACCCTGGCTACCCGACGAACGCCGATGATCCGATCTTTCTCTTGTCCCAACTCACGCCGATCTACCATCCTGCGCTGATCCATCGGCCGACGAATTGGCTGCTCTTTCTGAAGATCACCGGCGAATTTAGGAGCGCGCAGGATAGCGACAATCTCATGAATGGTCCGGGCAACTTCGCCATCGACGATAAAGGCTTCGTGTGGGTGAATGACAATGCCGTGCCTCAGCCGCCCGATGAGTTCGCCTGCGCCGGCCGCCGGCTCCTCAAGTTTTATCCTTGGGGGAAGACGTTTCCCGGCTCCCCGTATTTTGGCGGCGGTTTGAGTGGGGCAGGCTACGGGATCACACTTGATCCCCTCGGCAGAGTCTGGGTCGGCAATTTCGGGTTTCAAGATCCGCCGTGCGCCATGCGCCCCGTTGCGGCACCGCACAACAGTGTCTCCGCCTTCCGTCCGAACGGTACGCCGATTTCACATGCCGGAGGATTCACGAACGGCGACGTTTTGTGGCCGCAGGGGACGGTGTCGGACCGCAAGGGCAACATCTGGATTGCCAATTGTGGAAACGACTCCGTCACCAAGATACCGGGAGGCGATCATACACGGGCGTTCAACATTCCTTTGGGCGCCACCCCCCCCTCCAACCGTCCGCAAATGAAGCCGTTCGGACTCGCGATCGATCTCGACGGCAATGTTTGGGTCAACAACAACCGCAGTCATACGGTCTCGGTCGTTTCCCCGCACGGTCACGTGATCGACACGATTCCGGGCATCTATGAGGGGAGAACCGTTCTCAGCCATCCGGTCGGCAATGCCTCGGACAGCGAAGGCAATATGTGGGTGGCCAATTCGGATTGGCTCGATTCGCCTTGTCCCACGCGGACAGATCTGGGTTCTGCTACGAATCCTACGATCACCATGTTCCAGGCAAAAAACCGGCGCCCCCAACCTGGATCCCCGTTTACCGGCGGCGGGCTGACGCTTCCATGGGGCATTGCGGTTGACGGTGACGATATGGTCTGGGTGTTTAACTTCGGCGCCGTGAAGGTTGGTGAAACCACGGATATTGCAACCGGCATCAGCCGGTTTTGCGGAGCGGCGACCAGGAAATGTCCGAAGGGCATGAAAACGGGAGATCCGATCTCCCCGGACACGGGCTATCGAAGCGATGCCCTGGAACGGATCACTGGCGGCCAAATCGATCCGTCCGGAAACATCTGGTTGACCAACAACTGGAAGCGGGACGCCAATCCGTTTCTGAATCCGTTCGGAAACGCGATTGTGATTGCCATCGGAGCAGCGGGACCACTGAAGACGCCTCTGATCGGACCTCCGATTTCGTTTCGGTAG
- a CDS encoding alpha/beta family hydrolase, translated as MHVSDSIGDVEGLLLRPDDAKWILSLAHGAGAGMHHPFMDSLAEQLAACSVASLRYQFPYTQHRKKSPDVPAVLTATVRAAITAALAAAPDLPLLAGGKSLGGRMTSMALSEKPSAAETAMAGVRGLVFFGFPLHAPGRPSSQRADHLVRVQMPMLFFQGTRDTLADLTLMRTLRQKLGSRATLHVMDTADHSFHVLKRSGKTDTDVLSELACAVVSWADSLP; from the coding sequence GTGCATGTCTCGGATTCCATCGGCGATGTCGAAGGTTTGCTGCTTCGTCCGGACGATGCCAAGTGGATTTTGTCATTGGCTCACGGGGCAGGAGCGGGCATGCATCACCCTTTCATGGACAGTCTCGCCGAACAACTAGCTGCTTGCAGCGTGGCGAGTCTCCGCTATCAATTCCCGTACACGCAGCATCGGAAGAAGAGCCCCGACGTTCCAGCCGTGTTAACAGCCACGGTTCGAGCGGCGATTACAGCGGCGTTGGCCGCCGCACCGGATCTTCCGCTCTTGGCGGGAGGCAAATCCCTCGGAGGGCGCATGACATCGATGGCGCTTTCGGAAAAGCCGTCAGCGGCGGAAACCGCCATGGCCGGCGTACGCGGCCTAGTCTTCTTTGGCTTTCCATTGCATGCCCCAGGGCGTCCGAGCTCTCAACGCGCCGATCATCTGGTACGAGTGCAGATGCCGATGTTGTTTTTCCAGGGCACGCGCGACACGTTGGCCGACCTCACCTTGATGCGCACGCTGCGCCAGAAACTTGGATCGCGGGCCACATTACATGTCATGGATACGGCGGACCACTCTTTCCATGTGCTGAAGCGATCAGGAAAGACCGACACGGATGTCTTGAGCGAGTTGGCATGTGCCGTGGTCTCATGGGCCGACTCCCTTCCTTAA
- a CDS encoding patatin-like phospholipase family protein — translation MNEPLPKWNPEYGYRFANLPESVAGSSDSLFIVASFSGGGARASALSYGVLRELARTPIVWEGYSKKLVDELNIINALSGGSFTAAYYALHHDRIFHDFEYRFLRKDWESELRARILRNPSNWFRLWSPYFGRAHLFAELLDEALFEGATFQDLLSSDQRPIIFIHASDMATVSRFEFNQRQFDLICSDLSQMPLSVATASSSALPLLLSPISLKNYAGHCGFDPPAYLTALRHTSWGRRRATELKSYADPVKRPYIHLLDGGLADNLGMRSVLELSALLENIEASFELLGVKKVRKLVYLMVNAETDPDVSQYKLDEIPSLTRVLNSLVDIPINRYSDDTFELMGQAVTQWRAQLRARAKTDTSVFAPDADIYFINASLSELEDPEEMARVMRIPTNLSLTDSQIDQLLLAASKLIRNDKDFQRLLRDLEEEAAKTPFISQSSSVQ, via the coding sequence ATGAACGAGCCCCTCCCCAAGTGGAATCCCGAGTACGGGTACCGATTCGCGAACCTTCCTGAGTCCGTAGCCGGCAGTTCTGACAGTCTGTTCATCGTAGCTTCGTTCTCCGGCGGTGGCGCACGCGCATCCGCCCTATCCTACGGGGTCCTGCGTGAACTGGCCAGAACGCCCATCGTGTGGGAAGGTTACAGCAAGAAACTGGTGGACGAACTCAACATCATCAATGCGCTCTCCGGCGGTAGCTTTACGGCCGCCTATTATGCGCTCCATCACGACCGCATCTTTCATGACTTCGAATATCGCTTTCTTCGGAAGGACTGGGAAAGCGAGTTGCGCGCCCGCATCCTGCGCAATCCCAGCAATTGGTTTCGATTGTGGTCTCCCTACTTCGGCCGTGCTCATCTTTTTGCCGAGCTGTTGGACGAAGCACTGTTCGAAGGAGCCACCTTCCAAGACCTGCTCTCGAGCGATCAACGACCGATCATTTTTATTCATGCCTCCGATATGGCCACCGTATCGAGGTTTGAGTTCAACCAGCGACAATTTGATCTCATTTGCTCCGATCTGAGCCAAATGCCGCTGTCCGTTGCCACTGCTTCGTCGAGTGCCCTTCCTCTGCTCCTCAGCCCCATTTCCTTGAAGAATTACGCCGGACACTGCGGGTTCGACCCACCAGCCTATCTGACCGCACTGAGGCACACGTCGTGGGGACGACGACGTGCCACGGAACTCAAGTCATACGCAGACCCCGTAAAGCGCCCCTACATCCACTTATTGGACGGCGGTCTGGCCGACAACCTGGGAATGCGCAGCGTGTTGGAGCTCTCGGCCCTTCTGGAAAACATCGAGGCTTCGTTCGAATTGCTAGGAGTGAAGAAAGTTCGAAAACTCGTCTATTTAATGGTCAATGCCGAGACGGATCCGGACGTGAGTCAGTATAAGCTGGACGAGATTCCCAGCTTGACGCGGGTGCTCAACTCGTTGGTGGACATTCCGATCAACCGCTATTCCGATGACACGTTCGAGTTGATGGGCCAAGCCGTGACCCAATGGCGAGCCCAATTGCGCGCTCGTGCGAAAACCGATACGAGCGTTTTCGCTCCGGATGCGGATATTTATTTCATCAATGCGAGCTTGTCCGAGTTGGAAGATCCGGAGGAGATGGCGCGCGTGATGAGAATTCCCACCAATCTGTCGCTGACTGACAGCCAAATAGACCAGTTGTTGTTGGCGGCATCCAAGCTCATTCGGAACGACAAAGACTTTCAACGGCTGCTGCGCGATTTGGAAGAAGAAGCGGCAAAAACGCCATTCATCTCGCAATCGTCGAGTGTTCAATAG
- a CDS encoding TlpA disulfide reductase family protein, with product MSRFVPALTLCLLAVLCPARPWAAAVGQMAPAFEVVTFGGESYSTDSVKGRSTLLIFWAPWCQVCQRDLPLMREFYLHERPSELRVVSIGFADTRTNVERFVKERAGVFIFPSAYDEDRWVAQSFNINVTPTYVLLDVRGRIVLIHRGGGVLQNPQFRDFLAGIKS from the coding sequence ATGAGCCGGTTCGTTCCAGCCCTAACCCTGTGTCTCCTTGCAGTGCTGTGCCCTGCCAGGCCGTGGGCGGCAGCAGTTGGCCAGATGGCGCCGGCGTTCGAAGTGGTAACGTTCGGCGGCGAATCGTACAGCACCGATTCGGTGAAAGGACGGTCGACGCTGTTGATCTTCTGGGCGCCCTGGTGTCAGGTGTGCCAGCGCGATCTGCCGCTCATGAGAGAGTTTTATCTGCACGAGAGGCCGTCAGAGCTTCGCGTTGTCTCGATCGGATTTGCCGATACGAGAACCAACGTCGAACGATTTGTGAAGGAACGAGCCGGCGTCTTCATCTTTCCGAGCGCATATGACGAGGATCGCTGGGTGGCGCAATCCTTCAACATCAATGTAACTCCGACCTATGTCCTATTAGACGTGCGGGGAAGGATCGTTTTGATTCATAGGGGCGGAGGGGTCCTGCAGAATCCTCAATTCCGAGACTTTCTAGCCGGCATCAAGAGTTGA
- a CDS encoding DsrE family protein: MLRTMSYIRLVFFRLSLAGAMAILPFGSQALAADGQGKVKVLYHVDGKDPEVAKYALALINKHIDAEGGPDKIDVELVVHGPALELFEKDRMDSEMTKRFDQIIEKGAKAEMCQVSMKAFGKTIDNLAKGFVATLHPVAVKRIADLQKEGYLYIKP; encoded by the coding sequence ATGTTACGGACGATGAGTTACATCCGGTTGGTGTTCTTCCGGCTCTCGCTTGCAGGAGCGATGGCCATCCTGCCGTTCGGCAGTCAAGCGCTGGCCGCTGACGGACAAGGAAAGGTCAAGGTGCTGTACCACGTCGACGGAAAAGATCCTGAAGTAGCCAAATATGCGTTGGCGTTGATCAATAAACACATCGATGCCGAAGGTGGTCCCGACAAGATCGATGTCGAACTGGTCGTCCACGGCCCTGCTCTGGAGTTGTTTGAGAAGGACAGGATGGACTCGGAGATGACGAAGCGGTTTGATCAGATCATTGAAAAGGGCGCGAAAGCGGAGATGTGCCAGGTATCGATGAAGGCGTTTGGCAAAACGATCGATAATCTGGCGAAAGGGTTTGTCGCCACACTGCATCCTGTGGCGGTCAAGCGCATCGCGGACCTACAGAAGGAAGGCTACCTCTACATCAAGCCATGA
- a CDS encoding response regulator transcription factor, with protein MPRSEAKPIRILLVDDHEVLRIGLRTLFTEAGEFHVVGEAGTMAAAVAEAERLKPAVVLMDVRLPDGSGVDACRTIRAAHSDTRVLFLTSFADDDAVLATILAGADGFLLKEVSSRQLIDAVKTVASGRSVLDPAVTRRVLSKVQSLSTTRSREERDPLSPQEERVLALVADGKTNKEIAALLKLSDKTVGHYLENIFEKLQVSRRTQAAVYFSKQQTKR; from the coding sequence ATGCCACGATCTGAGGCAAAGCCCATTCGCATCTTATTGGTGGACGATCATGAAGTCCTTCGCATCGGCCTGCGGACATTGTTCACCGAAGCCGGGGAATTTCATGTCGTGGGTGAGGCCGGTACGATGGCTGCCGCCGTCGCCGAGGCAGAAAGACTGAAGCCGGCGGTGGTCTTGATGGATGTCAGGCTGCCGGACGGAAGTGGAGTAGATGCTTGCAGAACCATTCGTGCTGCCCATTCCGACACGAGGGTGCTCTTCTTAACCTCTTTTGCAGACGACGATGCCGTGCTTGCGACCATATTGGCCGGGGCGGATGGGTTCCTCCTCAAAGAAGTGAGCAGTCGACAACTGATCGATGCGGTCAAAACGGTTGCCTCAGGACGGTCCGTTCTCGATCCTGCCGTAACGAGGAGGGTGCTCAGCAAGGTGCAATCCCTGTCCACCACCCGATCGCGCGAAGAGCGCGATCCATTGTCGCCCCAGGAGGAACGGGTGCTGGCATTGGTTGCGGACGGCAAGACGAACAAGGAGATCGCCGCCCTATTGAAGCTGAGCGATAAAACCGTCGGTCACTATCTCGAAAATATTTTCGAGAAACTGCAGGTATCCCGCCGCACTCAGGCCGCCGTCTATTTCTCGAAGCAACAGACCAAACGGTAG